The following nucleotide sequence is from Aedes aegypti strain LVP_AGWG chromosome 3, AaegL5.0 Primary Assembly, whole genome shotgun sequence.
CAACAGAACAACGCAGCAGGGCAGACAAAGACGAGACGAGGATCGTGAAAGAACTTAAGGAGAAACCAGTGTTCTCAATCAAGGCGGATAAAGGCAACGGACTCATTGAGCTCACGGACAAAACCCTGAAATTTATCGATGATTTTATTAactatagggtaggtgtacctgttatggacataatggtttccTATTTTCCCTATAATTTTCCCTATAATgtttaatcattctgtgtgttttaatagtttgatatcaaatgaatcttgatgttaaaacattcaaaaatattcagaatgtgaaagttttcgagagaacacatatggccaaatagggaaccactatagccataactggtacactttccctaattgggtttattctacgagtggcattaggtgagaattgtcggtctaGTATAGCGAGgcgacaattctcgactcgagtgaagtgactcgccgtgcgaATCAAATGAAAAGTCACTTCACtagagtcgagaattgtcacctcgctatacgagaccgacaattctcaccttaCGGCAGTCATAGAATTAACCCAATGGAAAATTTCATCGGTCACTATAGTAACTGTTCAAACAAAACCGTACTCGGACTCAATAAAAGAAAAGTGCTTAGGAagtgattgatttgactttaaggtgaagatgaattgaagccaaacctcaaattttcaagagcacaaatctggagaactgaaCACCCGTaggagctgaaaatttaatcgtttGGTCCCcatcagctagtgaccaatcgattaagttttcaacttaaacggatgtttggttctccagattcgtgttcttgaaaatttgaggtttggcttcgatttatcttcaccttaaaataacACCATTTCTGTGtcataagggcttatctgcattcatagatttctcttcatcgttgctctcttagcgttattgcagaaaactgattttctttccaactctttaatgaatgttcgaatcctctgagcagaatctcaaatagagaaactttaaagtagatggagtaccgtgtaccttttaactccgctcctaaatgcttatctttgacagatacgcgtatttcgactaccacttgcagtcttcttcagtgtcagttactcgtatccactgattttcttttcttaacatatttttgtgctgaaggatgaagaatcactatatcttgcttcattaacaagaaatattacagatttatctaatttagcggagttattagcgaaagagaggatcgataaaGAGAAATCGTTCATGTCAGTTAGGCCTTATTGAAGTAACAGCACAGATTTGTAAAAAAGGTTATGGTATGTCGATTGATGTCAAGCTATACGGCACTTGAGCCCAGCTAGTGAATAGTTCGAAAGTAGATTCCTTTAGTATCTTTGTACTAGTATATTATAAAATGATTTTACATCAAATATGCCTTTTTATAGGCACCCAAACAGAAATATTTATTACACTCATTAATATATGACCGTACTCAGTATTGTCGCATCCACTGCGGTAAGTTAAACTACAAAAAATCAATGATGCGCAAGTTTGCGCAAGATGAGGTTAAGATTTATCGAAACTAGACAGAAAAATCTCAAATTAAGACCACTGCGATATGTGTGCGAGTGTTTGCTCACATTTAAAAGCTAAGTTGAATTTCATTTGGTTTTCCTCATATATTttacaaaggagcaaaaaatacAGCTACGTCGCTCATGTTCTTCAAAATGCTCTAAACAATTCAATTTTCACTCAATgttcatgaaattttgaaaacagactgttcaattatcgtataaaaatacaaaaatatttaaaaaaagaatattgagaacaaatttttcaacttttttccgcCCTCGCATTGCAATGTGCGCTGTTTCATGCATTTATCCCGGATAAGGAACTTAAGTGTTTCGATCGTAAAAATTACGGTGAGAACAAGCTGTGTACcacttttgatttgatttgcaGTTAGTGTAGAATACCAAAACACTATGCTTGATGCTGTTGAAAGATCTGAAAACCAGTAAGGAGTTTTGAAGAAGGTTtctagataaaaaaaagttttatttgtgGGGTAGATAATATTCTCGCTTAAAGAGTGAGAAGAGAAAACCCGAATACTTGTATGATcaaaacaataatatttaattacTCAAATACTTGATCTTTTTATAGAACACAGTAGAGATTTAGTAGGCTAGAAATGCTCTTAGATCATCGGGGTAggcctaggacaggacgtgacagctcaactaagacagccccgttgtttttcagccgataaccttgacggtgcaaaagccagtgctaccagaatcttttttgagaaaatcttggGAACAAATACAAATCtcaaggctcataatttggTAGTTTCTTGCACGCCTCATTCATTCAATGCAATAGAGAATGTCAGCTTTTCAAAACATCAGGGTTATTTTCAAACCGACcgagaaaattgacacaatttccattatttttctctCAATTAAGTATTTTGTATTTATGCTAGCATTGTAGGAGCACAGGAGTAAACTTAACATCAAATATTATtagatttaaaacaaaatgattttaagaaaaatgttcaaacttttggtgaaaactctaatttatgaactagcaacacggtggtcttttttgacaggcaattggttttgtttttgtacttttacctgacacgtcttgtcttaggggTAGGCTAAGAATAAAATATGCCTAAATCTGTCACTTGTTATCTTACCACTGAAGcaagaagtgatttttttttagcacTGTTATAGAAGGGTCATCGAACGCAACAAAGTCATGGAACCAATTCTTCAACCACTAGACCATGCTATTGCATtgctttttaaaaaatctttaaacaTTGTGTTTTATCCATACATTTGCAAATCAagcatttcaaattattttggaAGCTATAGAAAATCCCCTTATTCAATTTCCATTACTACACCACATTACATTTACTaggtaaaaaaaatacagttcATTCAAAACATTAGGTCAGTAGCAAttggtccgttgaatctgttgcatgctctttgtgggcgagcgacggaatccggatcggTCGTGTTCGGTTCGAGTTATGCGTGtgttatatctttatcgtttaccaaaacgaatcctttcccatatccaaacttccagcgttttcttgtggaagtgcagaaggctcctcggcttctataaagcaagtaacacatcaacatttccctcccatccccaaattgacctgcatttggacgcagccggcgccggtattgtttgttataattatgAAAGCACCAATGTTggggatgctactgatcctgagtagcgtctgttgattccctgtgtaaatacagctgttcttgcaataacggaatagcaactgcgggcggttaACCATGCTCATGCTCAGAGGGATTCTTCAAAACATTAATTAATGCCTAGTTGAGTTAacttaaattataatttatattggCTTATTTCGTTGAATATAAAAATAGttataataaagaaattcaatACATATGTATGTGTATATATACTGATTCAATAAATCCGGCGTCCTAGTTTTTGGAAGGGTATCGCACCAATTCGTCGTAAAATATACGAAGAAACTCTTTTTCCAAAGCACGATATTTTCATAACCAAAACCTGGTTTAGTTATAATACTTACAGTGTGACTTTACCCTTGTTATGTAATATAACGAAACCCGAATTATCGTCGTGTTTGAAGGTAGGATGACATTCAACAGCCCCGTAAGATAAATTGGCGCGATTccgattttttctttaatttcatTCATAGTTCCTTGGCTTATCACTCCATCTACCCGGCTAATTTGATTAATCTGTTGACAAAAATGGCATATTATGGATAAGtgttgaaatttacaaaaagaaacatgaaacaAAAAACTGTCTTGGTTCTCAGATTTCCTTGTTATGCAATTTTTCTATTACAAGCTCGCTATCAACTTTTATGAAGCAAGTTCGAAATCATTCGTTTGATTCAATATTTAAGTACCACCTATCAACTAATGATGATTTGTTCCGTTCCTAAACGATTGAAATATGTTCTGTATTATTCACGTAAAGGTCCACTGTTCATTACGACATACAAACAGGAAATTATTACATGCTTTGTTGCAACTCTTCCTTATTGGGAATAAAAagctatcaaaaaataaaatctctaaTGATCCTTCCCTTTCGTTTATTGCTCGCTTCAATCCCGCGTAGATTATTTTAATCTTAATTATAAACGCATAAACCAAAACAACACTAGGAAGCATATATAATATGAATTACACAAAGtattttgcgttttttttttagattttcaatagaGAGACGATACCATTGAAAGTCGATGCTCTTCTGGGTTTGGTGAATTTCTTACGATTGTTCTCATGAGATTCTAGGCATATTAACAAAACGAAGAATTTAGCGTTCTCTTTTCGAGGGTGATGGCACTCAAAGCTGACTAAAACAATTTTTCTTGTTTCCAAGCTGCTGCCGATCCTGATGGGAGACACATAAACAGCATATTCTGACGTAGGATAGTTGTGCTCGACGGGTTTTGTACTTATTATATTTTCGTTGACGTTTAtcggacattttttttttttttgagtgggGAAAACGAGAATGTACGATTAAAGAGTTGCGATTTGTTCGTAATATCTAAAAACGATGAGCGATCCAAGTTTGTGTGGTATATTCGAGTTTTGTGTCATGCCATATCGGTActaatgcaaaaatgacaatCAACTGTAAAAATGTTAATCCACATTCCCTACTGTTTTGCAATATTCTACAAATGGGAGTTGTGCGCGTAGACGTGTGACGTGCTCAACCAAGCGTCTTTTTGTAGGGTTTTAGTGACTGGTTCCGAATATCACACTGCGCGCTTTGGACAATACACACACCTCCTCGAAGGATCTAGATTAAAATTTCCCGCATCCATTGTCACTTTGCCTGCTTTAAGCTTTATTTCTGCGCCTGGATCTTGGCTTGCATTTGAGCGAGCTTCTCCTGCATTCGACGAATTTCCTCTTCCTTCTCGCGCAGGATACGATCCTTTTCAGTTAGTACCTCACCGGTTGTGCCATTTTCGTCCTTGATAATTGGATTTGTGTTTTTGCGCACCGATTTGGCCAACCGTTCTGAGCGGTAGTTTTCATAGTGCACCTCTTGGGTAACCTCCTGCAGATCCTGCATGTGAGTTctgaaaaaggaaaaaaatcaatgtacgTTGTCTAAATATActttgaaaaataacttacatcAACATCGTTCTCAATTTAATGAAATCGCAATGTTCAGGGTTTTCCACTTCAACTACGCCCCATGGGTACAAACGACCACGAACCTTGCGTCCCTTAACTTCCAAAAGAGTCGTAGAACCGCACACAGCAAATGGGACCGCTTCCTTCAACTGTCGCACCTGTTCCTTGTAATCTTCATCCTCATCGCTATCACAATCTGGCAGTGGGTAGATTTTGATCCCGTTGTCTTCGATCTCCTGCAGAATACGGCACTTGAGGCGTTGGATCTCCTTTTTGGTCAGAACATCGGCTTTCGCGATCACTGGGACGATGTTGACCTTACAGTGGAGCTTCTTCATGAACTCAATGTCCAAAGGTTTCAATCTAGAATTTTAATAGAGGTAGGTTAAAATTTGAGGATCAACTTTGCATTATCAAGCTTACCCATGCCCAAAAGGTGAAATGAAGTAGAAACAGCAATGTATCCTATTGTCAACGATGTTTCTTCGGTTGAGTCCACTTTCGTCTCTCAGGAATCGCTCGTACTGTTCGTCAATGTACTCCAGGATGGCACTAAAACTGTCACTATTATCGATGGCATCGCCAAACCCAGGTGTATCAACCACTGTCAGACGCAGCTTTACACCCCGTTCTTCAATCTCTACCGTGGAAGCATCCAGCTTCACCGTCTGATGTTGTTTCTCCACAGCATCCGGAACCACCCGCTCCGGGTACAAATCACTGAGGAACAAACTGTTCACCAGAGTTGACTTACCCAGTCCCGATTCACCGACTACCATCAGTGTGAATTCGAAACCCTTTTTCACCGATTTTCTATGCACCTGGTTGGGTAAATTGGCAAAACCCACGTAACCCGATGTTTCCACGTTGGAAAACTGTAAGAAAAGATCAAGAGAAGCCAAAATCAAACAAACTTACATAAGACTAAATTACTAACTACACAAAAAGCAAATCACTCATCCGTTCCATCCATACACATCACACGAAATGGAATCCAACCTCTGGTTCAGCAGCTTTGCAGAATTGTTTGATATCTCTCATGGTGATGGATGATACTGCTGCCGTGTTCACACGGTCAGCCGTTAATTGCAACTGGTAAACGATCCGATAGGTAGTCAAAGAAAGCTTAAGCTCATTAAGGcgcaagaaattttgaaatttcttcaacaccTTCTTTCGTTAAGCTGTCGATGCTCCATTAAAGGCAGCGTAAGGGGGATTGCTCGATTGGATGGCATGAAATGGGACGTTGCCCACCTGTTCGTAGACCCGTCGGATACAAATCAGCAGAGGAGAAACGTCCAGTTGCTGATTTGCATGCATATCTCGTAGAGAGACGGTCAATGGATGCGCAAAACGGTAAACGTTGTACCAATTCCGCTCACTAATGTAACAATGAAGCTTACAGTGAGGCAGTACCGTGGTGCATCGAATTACCGAACGCTGCACAATCgcttttttaattgaaatcctGTTTTCTTTGCTCAGATAAAgtaatcataatattttttaaagtattttttttccttagTTGAGAATATTATTAAGCACGCATTGTCCTGTTTCAACGAGAAACTTCGATTACTTGTATGTATTGGTAATAATATTCACTCAGGATTgcacaaaaactaaaaatgctATCAGTTGCTCAAAACACTGTTATAAGCTAAGATGAACCACTCTAGggctgaaaatttcaataataaagaaataaatactATTATAAGGGACAGTGGAAATTTGCAATATCATGGAAGTTGAAAATCCGTAAAATTAGGTATGCCTTTAACGTGAAATTTAGAGAATCTCACGAAATTAGTTACCGTGCCAGTACCATATTATAGACAGCGCCATATTCTGAACGGTCCGTTCCTTATGTTGAACATTCATTGTTTTTACATCCAAAATAGTAAACTGTCAGTTCGAAACATGATTCATTGTAAcatttcaaaactaaaatacatggttaagttgttttttcaaaaaatattctacATAAAGTTCGTTTGCTGTTCATAATAAGGAGCAATGTGTGTTCATAATTAGGACCATTGATGTATATGGCGTCCATAATTAGGAACATGCATGCGTCAGACtaacatatgattttttaaataattgataattgatGGACGTTTTGTTTTAATCTATACGTTTAGTTAGATATTAGACAAATCCAACGGCAAGACAAACCAATATCCCAGCTGTTGAAATCTttaataattttagttattcaaattgtattttcTTAACTGTTCAGAATATGGTGCTTGCACGgtatatttggaaaatttatacaaGAATCGCagtaaatttcagatttttgtttatgaaaatgGTTAAAAGTCGAGCTTCCACAAAAAtgttc
It contains:
- the LOC5566563 gene encoding septin-1 isoform X1; protein product: MRDIKQFCKAAEPEFSNVETSGYVGFANLPNQVHRKSVKKGFEFTLMVVGESGLGKSTLVNSLFLSDLYPERVVPDAVEKQHQTVKLDASTVEIEERGVKLRLTVVDTPGFGDAIDNSDSFSAILEYIDEQYERFLRDESGLNRRNIVDNRIHCCFYFISPFGHGLKPLDIEFMKKLHCKVNIVPVIAKADVLTKKEIQRLKCRILQEIEDNGIKIYPLPDCDSDEDEDYKEQVRQLKEAVPFAVCGSTTLLEVKGRKVRGRLYPWGVVEVENPEHCDFIKLRTMLITHMQDLQEVTQEVHYENYRSERLAKSVRKNTNPIIKDENGTTGEVLTEKDRILREKEEEIRRMQEKLAQMQAKIQAQK
- the LOC5566563 gene encoding septin-1 isoform X2, coding for MSTDSGKTFSNVETSGYVGFANLPNQVHRKSVKKGFEFTLMVVGESGLGKSTLVNSLFLSDLYPERVVPDAVEKQHQTVKLDASTVEIEERGVKLRLTVVDTPGFGDAIDNSDSFSAILEYIDEQYERFLRDESGLNRRNIVDNRIHCCFYFISPFGHGLKPLDIEFMKKLHCKVNIVPVIAKADVLTKKEIQRLKCRILQEIEDNGIKIYPLPDCDSDEDEDYKEQVRQLKEAVPFAVCGSTTLLEVKGRKVRGRLYPWGVVEVENPEHCDFIKLRTMLITHMQDLQEVTQEVHYENYRSERLAKSVRKNTNPIIKDENGTTGEVLTEKDRILREKEEEIRRMQEKLAQMQAKIQAQK